In the Deinococcus aerius genome, one interval contains:
- the cas1c gene encoding type I-C CRISPR-associated endonuclease Cas1c: MRHLLNTLYVQTQGSYLRLENDNVRVDVDGEFKTRLPLHHLDGIVVFGNVLLSPYLIQKLGRSHKPVTWLTEWGQFTARSETPVSGNVLLRVAQHACTCDAARTLAVARFIAAGKLQNQKTTLLRSAREAAGEDAPALRQAARDINAQIAVLPLAETVDEVRGIEGTAARSYFEVFSLMLRANRDFFWLGERTRRPARDPINAVLNYVYTLLAGECASACQAVGLDPQIGFLHALRPGRQSLALDLMEELRPVVADRAVVTLINRQQLTPRDFILHEGRTVTLTEDGRRTILKHLQERKGEEVYHPITGRKTPIGLIPHVQARLLAQHLRGDRPHYPPYLHR; this comes from the coding sequence ATGAGGCACCTGCTGAATACCCTGTATGTGCAGACGCAGGGCAGTTACCTGCGCCTGGAGAACGACAACGTGCGCGTGGACGTGGACGGTGAGTTCAAGACCCGGCTCCCCCTGCACCACCTTGACGGCATCGTGGTGTTCGGGAACGTGCTCCTCAGCCCATACCTGATTCAGAAACTGGGCCGTAGTCACAAGCCCGTCACCTGGCTGACCGAGTGGGGCCAGTTCACCGCCCGCAGCGAGACGCCCGTGAGCGGCAACGTCCTGTTGCGCGTGGCCCAGCACGCCTGCACCTGCGACGCGGCCCGCACCCTCGCCGTGGCCCGGTTCATCGCGGCGGGCAAGCTCCAGAACCAGAAGACGACCCTGCTGCGCTCGGCCCGCGAGGCCGCCGGGGAGGACGCCCCCGCCCTGCGCCAGGCCGCCCGGGACATCAACGCGCAGATCGCCGTCCTCCCCCTCGCCGAGACGGTGGACGAGGTGCGCGGCATCGAGGGCACCGCCGCCCGCAGCTACTTCGAGGTGTTCAGCTTGATGCTGCGCGCGAACCGGGACTTCTTCTGGCTGGGCGAACGCACCCGCAGGCCCGCCCGCGACCCCATCAACGCCGTTCTCAACTACGTGTACACCCTGCTGGCGGGCGAGTGCGCCAGTGCCTGCCAGGCGGTCGGCCTCGACCCGCAGATTGGCTTTCTCCACGCCCTGCGTCCCGGTCGCCAGAGCCTCGCCCTTGACCTGATGGAGGAGCTGCGCCCCGTCGTTGCCGACCGGGCCGTGGTCACCCTCATCAACCGCCAGCAGCTCACCCCGCGCGACTTCATCCTGCACGAGGGCCGCACCGTCACCCTCACCGAGGACGGGCGCCGGACCATCCTCAAGCATCTCCAGGAGCGCAAGGGGGAGGAAGTCTACCACCCCATCACGGGGCGCAAGACGCCCATCGGCCTGATCCCGCACGTCCAGGCCCGCCTCCTCGCCCAACACCTGCGCGGTGACCGCCCCCACTACCCACCGTACCTCCACCGCTAA
- the cas4 gene encoding CRISPR-associated protein Cas4, which translates to MDDPIPLSALQHFVFCPRQYALIHIEQVWTENEQTARGRGQHERAHGGGSEERDGVRTLRALPLVSREHGLFGVADVVELLPDGSPRPVEYKSGRAKSRLADEVQLCAQALCLEEMFSGSIPGGYIYHVASRKRREVTFTPELRAAVLAARDGIRELLRSRRLPEPAADDRCQLCSLYDECEPFAPRDFPAGYDPFETRPIP; encoded by the coding sequence ATGGACGACCCTATTCCCCTCTCCGCCCTCCAGCATTTCGTGTTCTGCCCGCGCCAGTACGCGCTGATCCACATCGAGCAGGTCTGGACCGAGAACGAGCAGACGGCGCGTGGCCGGGGTCAGCACGAGCGGGCGCACGGCGGGGGCAGTGAGGAGCGCGACGGCGTGAGGACCCTGCGCGCCCTGCCCCTGGTGTCCCGTGAACACGGCCTCTTCGGCGTAGCTGATGTGGTCGAGCTGCTGCCGGACGGCTCCCCCCGCCCCGTCGAGTACAAGTCCGGGCGGGCCAAATCCAGGCTCGCGGACGAGGTCCAGCTCTGCGCCCAGGCCCTCTGCCTGGAGGAGATGTTCAGCGGGAGCATCCCAGGCGGCTACATCTACCACGTTGCCAGCCGCAAACGGCGCGAGGTGACCTTCACGCCGGAACTGCGCGCCGCCGTCCTTGCCGCCCGCGACGGGATCCGCGAACTGCTGCGCTCACGCAGGCTGCCCGAGCCCGCCGCCGATGACCGCTGCCAGCTTTGCAGCCTCTACGACGAGTGCGAGCCCTTCGCCCCGCGCGACTTCCCCGCCGGGTACGACCCCTTCGAGACGAGGCCCATCCCATGA
- the cas7c gene encoding type I-C CRISPR-associated protein Cas7/Csd2 has translation MNTEQKIANISNPAVRHEFVLLFDVTNGNPNGDPDAANAPRTDPETQLGFVTDVAIKRKVRDYLQLAHGTPMFIQSRVALNTLIEKAQGESEGKTNNKVANKDVRNTMMGSYYDIRLFGAVLSTGKVNAGQVRGPVQITFARSIDRVLPLDITITRQARTTEERMETGTTEIGRKSVLPYGLYRAHGFFNPLLGRSREEGGTGVTEDDLRLFWEALVNLFNLDRSASRGEMAVRGLYVFSHDNALGKAPAHKLFKLVNVPALGEGKAPRSFDEYAVERPQEGALPDFSGVTLTVLTEG, from the coding sequence ATGAACACTGAACAGAAAATTGCCAACATCAGCAATCCTGCCGTTCGCCATGAGTTTGTCCTGCTGTTTGATGTCACCAATGGCAATCCCAACGGCGACCCGGATGCCGCCAATGCTCCTCGTACTGACCCCGAAACCCAACTGGGCTTTGTGACAGATGTTGCCATAAAGCGAAAGGTGCGGGACTATTTACAGCTTGCACATGGTACGCCGATGTTTATCCAAAGTCGTGTGGCCCTCAACACCCTAATCGAGAAGGCTCAGGGTGAGTCCGAGGGCAAGACCAACAACAAGGTGGCGAACAAGGACGTTCGCAATACCATGATGGGTAGCTACTACGACATCCGCCTCTTTGGGGCCGTATTGTCCACGGGCAAAGTCAACGCTGGTCAGGTGCGTGGTCCCGTACAGATCACTTTCGCGCGAAGCATCGACCGGGTGCTGCCCCTGGATATCACCATTACCCGTCAGGCCCGCACCACCGAGGAACGCATGGAGACAGGTACGACGGAAATAGGGCGTAAGAGCGTGTTGCCCTACGGTCTCTACCGTGCTCACGGCTTCTTCAATCCGCTGCTCGGCCGCTCCCGCGAAGAAGGTGGAACGGGAGTCACCGAGGACGACCTGCGGCTGTTCTGGGAGGCGCTGGTCAACCTCTTCAACCTCGACCGAAGCGCCAGCCGGGGTGAGATGGCCGTGCGCGGCCTCTACGTATTCAGTCATGACAATGCGCTGGGGAAGGCTCCAGCCCACAAGTTGTTCAAGCTGGTGAACGTGCCTGCTCTTGGGGAGGGGAAAGCACCCCGCAGCTTTGACGAGTACGCCGTAGAGCGTCCACAGGAGGGCGCGCTTCCAGACTTCTCGGGCGTCACCCTGACGGTTCTGACCGAAGGTTAA
- a CDS encoding type I-C CRISPR-associated protein Cas8c/Csd1: MLDALVEHAKDEEFSKLLPPTGFYNYSQPIRWVVELGPDGARLSEANLEGLRWSRPYTGRTSGVDPHPLADEASYVLGISRDDKGKTDDRAAEKHASFIALLERMQEAPQIGPELREAIRRVQTAITEGWIEQDARYKEISAKDWVTFELLDGSLQGQRLFQHPDAKAFWVAEAQERIAVRDGDKQVVTGECSVCGLVKPLIGRIPVGVKLISKPGPLHSLNKSAFVSGRSGTDGHNNLCYECADTASRVFNALSGSKEHRRIIVMDKSAGKVQLESLRNQVALFWIDVPKDAKQTASAFDWVSALGSFGNFEGALGDILKPAAQEPDELGDDTGEEAPKPAKRTKGAKKGSDQPKPEARLSQLSRLLNVQGQAQAHVTTIDGTKFALAVFSPNVGRTALREWLYRDLGQVVSHVRDYLNGTTVNNAWGHAGQPHSINALMEAMDTKNANLTRDLIRTAYQGTPPPQELLALAVQRFRTLTVKGQQDKQLAEWERQRHLHALAAALKLALYHWQLETKGDEFMTGLEKLEDNPAYLCGRLLAVLEEAQQVYTYHQGGKRLKTTTAQRSFGTASTAPQGIFPRLVKLATVAHLPRAGKNLNIQMETLIAQIVAQGGYPASLDMQGQGNFGLGYWHQRGDIRANWSEADKKADEQAEANTEGVAE; this comes from the coding sequence ATGCTTGACGCCCTTGTGGAGCACGCCAAGGACGAGGAGTTCAGCAAACTGCTGCCGCCAACGGGGTTTTACAACTACTCGCAGCCGATTCGCTGGGTGGTGGAACTTGGCCCGGACGGCGCTCGTCTTTCCGAGGCTAACCTGGAAGGGTTGCGATGGTCGCGGCCCTACACGGGGCGCACAAGTGGTGTAGACCCGCACCCGCTCGCGGACGAGGCGAGTTATGTGCTGGGCATCAGCCGCGATGATAAAGGCAAAACAGATGACCGCGCTGCTGAGAAACATGCCAGCTTCATAGCCCTGCTGGAGCGGATGCAGGAGGCTCCCCAAATCGGGCCGGAACTGCGTGAGGCCATTCGGCGTGTTCAAACTGCAATCACCGAGGGCTGGATAGAACAGGACGCGCGCTACAAGGAGATTTCAGCCAAAGACTGGGTGACCTTTGAACTCCTTGACGGATCATTGCAAGGCCAACGCCTCTTTCAGCACCCCGATGCCAAAGCCTTCTGGGTGGCAGAGGCACAGGAGCGCATCGCCGTGCGTGATGGGGACAAACAGGTGGTTACGGGTGAGTGTTCCGTTTGCGGTCTGGTCAAACCACTGATCGGGCGTATTCCAGTCGGAGTCAAGCTCATCAGCAAGCCGGGGCCGCTGCATTCGCTGAACAAGAGTGCGTTCGTGTCGGGCCGCTCTGGGACAGACGGGCACAACAACCTCTGCTACGAGTGTGCGGATACAGCCTCGCGGGTCTTCAACGCCCTGTCGGGAAGCAAGGAACACCGCCGTATCATCGTGATGGACAAGAGCGCGGGCAAGGTGCAACTGGAGAGCCTGCGAAATCAGGTGGCCCTCTTCTGGATCGATGTTCCTAAGGACGCGAAGCAAACTGCCTCTGCCTTTGATTGGGTCTCCGCACTAGGCTCCTTCGGCAACTTCGAGGGGGCGCTCGGCGACATCCTGAAACCCGCGGCACAGGAACCGGACGAACTCGGTGATGATACGGGCGAAGAGGCGCCCAAGCCTGCCAAGCGAACTAAGGGCGCGAAGAAGGGCAGCGACCAGCCCAAGCCCGAAGCCCGCCTTTCGCAACTGTCGCGCCTGTTGAACGTCCAGGGACAAGCTCAGGCGCACGTGACCACCATCGACGGGACGAAGTTTGCGCTAGCCGTCTTCAGCCCGAACGTAGGTCGCACCGCCCTGCGCGAGTGGCTTTACCGGGACCTCGGGCAGGTTGTCTCTCACGTCCGGGACTACCTCAACGGAACGACGGTTAACAACGCCTGGGGACATGCCGGTCAGCCTCACTCCATCAATGCGCTGATGGAGGCGATGGATACCAAGAACGCCAACCTCACCCGTGATCTCATCCGCACAGCCTACCAGGGCACACCGCCACCGCAGGAGCTGCTGGCCCTCGCCGTGCAGCGGTTCCGAACCCTGACCGTCAAGGGTCAGCAGGACAAGCAACTGGCCGAATGGGAACGGCAACGCCACCTGCACGCTCTGGCGGCGGCGCTCAAGCTGGCCCTTTATCACTGGCAACTGGAAACGAAAGGAGACGAATTCATGACGGGTCTGGAGAAGCTGGAGGACAACCCCGCCTACCTCTGTGGACGCTTGCTCGCCGTGCTGGAGGAGGCGCAGCAGGTCTACACCTACCACCAGGGAGGCAAGCGCCTGAAGACTACGACGGCGCAGCGCAGCTTCGGCACAGCGTCTACCGCGCCGCAAGGCATTTTCCCACGCCTCGTGAAGTTGGCGACGGTGGCGCACCTGCCCAGGGCAGGGAAGAACCTGAACATTCAGATGGAAACGCTGATTGCGCAGATTGTAGCTCAGGGTGGCTATCCCGCCTCGCTCGATATGCAGGGGCAGGGCAACTTCGGGCTGGGGTACTGGCACCAGCGGGGTGATATCCGCGCCAACTGGAGCGAAGCCGACAAGAAAGCCGATGAGCAGGCAGAGGCCAACACTGAAGGAGTTGCAGAATGA
- the cas5c gene encoding type I-C CRISPR-associated protein Cas5c codes for MKDPSVCLRVRGDYALFSRPEFKVERVSYGVPTPSAMRGVLEAIYWKPEFKYRIRRIGVVKLGTPTTVLRNELGNRQGKTPIYVEDDRQQRSSLILKDVEYLIHADIHVQPHAEAQANGVNLLVKHTECFNRRARSGQCRHQPYLGTREFWAEFEPATPDEQPDTSLNQDFGTVLLDLAFVPSKARKELQFKRHDGKKWALTDGYMEAVYFHAELKNGWIEVPQDDPPAPALLGYGKLDRLEGRHA; via the coding sequence ATGAAAGACCCGTCGGTGTGCCTGCGGGTGCGGGGCGACTATGCCCTGTTCTCCAGGCCGGAGTTTAAAGTTGAGCGCGTCTCTTACGGCGTCCCGACGCCAAGTGCCATGCGTGGCGTGCTGGAGGCCATCTACTGGAAGCCGGAGTTCAAGTACCGCATTCGGCGCATCGGGGTGGTGAAGCTGGGGACGCCGACCACGGTGCTGCGGAACGAGTTGGGCAACCGGCAGGGAAAAACGCCGATCTACGTTGAGGACGACCGGCAGCAGCGTTCCAGCCTGATCCTCAAGGATGTGGAGTATCTGATCCATGCCGACATTCACGTCCAGCCCCACGCAGAGGCGCAGGCAAACGGCGTGAACCTGCTGGTAAAGCACACGGAGTGTTTCAATCGGCGGGCGCGAAGCGGACAGTGCCGCCACCAACCTTATCTGGGGACGCGCGAGTTCTGGGCTGAGTTTGAACCCGCCACGCCGGACGAACAACCGGATACATCGCTCAACCAGGACTTCGGCACGGTGCTGCTCGACCTCGCCTTCGTTCCCAGCAAGGCGCGTAAAGAACTGCAATTCAAGCGGCATGACGGCAAAAAGTGGGCGTTGACGGACGGTTATATGGAGGCAGTGTACTTCCACGCCGAGCTAAAAAACGGTTGGATCGAGGTCCCGCAGGACGACCCGCCCGCCCCTGCTCTGCTGGGCTACGGGAAACTGGACCGTCTGGAGGGCCGCCATGCTTGA